In a single window of the Candidatus Poribacteria bacterium genome:
- a CDS encoding sigma-70 family RNA polymerase sigma factor: MRDSDAELIRRTLAGDETAFTMLVKKYRKHVHTLAWHKVGDFHIAEDITQETFLQVYRDLATLREPDRFPGWLYVVTNHRCIAWSRKNRSHVRLVEGINMAMKGEAAYSRYVADEQAKIATEAQQTVVKQLLAKLQESERTVLTLYYFGEMTCEEISKFLGVSANTIKSRLSRARQRLKKEEPIIREALDSFQLSANLTENIVREIAHIKPVAPSRGKPLVPWAIAVSTVTVILLMIGIGNQYLLHFQHPYSFEAESEHTIEIVDAPIVLNIDSKPDVRNQAGRALFSSENDRTGSQTSETFSTAATTEDSVVDEKNIELCTQNLIAIGKAIETYEKAHADLPGWLSDLYPKYLVDSNVLICPADKYNGKAGRPWNRDPKMSVSYDYQFYPEYRGKKSEQRMVYGDAMPLVRCRHHATEDLHVLNLSFSYMVYRSSVNWEYTPEDMYGSHEVAVTAFEETLQRYPDDMRFLSLYPGLARLHMKTGDKLSADVCIERLKSAMKLEIPSYRTLWNLWNILVMMERYEDLLEIFTAAEQQQPNEKFILERLSFIHERLGNTELAETYGRKFDPRYELLGMPVPDFSATDLDGNLISLQDYRGKVVLLDFWVFWDPPCAVKMPEVRKIYDTYKDEGFDIIGVNLDDEEVILQNYVKENSIPWRQIFDQGAGEASLVQHYGIGDIPEMWLIDREGRLITHKARGADLERLVAAAVKAQ, translated from the coding sequence ATGAGAGATAGTGATGCCGAATTAATTCGCCGCACGCTTGCAGGCGACGAAACCGCTTTCACTATGCTTGTGAAAAAATATCGTAAACATGTGCACACACTTGCATGGCATAAAGTCGGCGATTTCCACATCGCTGAAGATATTACGCAGGAAACCTTCCTGCAAGTTTATAGAGATCTGGCAACCCTGAGAGAACCGGATCGATTCCCGGGGTGGTTGTATGTAGTTACAAACCATCGCTGCATTGCATGGTCCCGCAAGAATCGCTCGCATGTCCGATTGGTGGAGGGTATTAATATGGCAATGAAGGGGGAAGCAGCATATTCCCGATACGTAGCAGACGAACAGGCAAAAATAGCGACTGAGGCACAGCAAACAGTCGTTAAACAGTTACTTGCCAAGTTACAGGAAAGCGAACGCACTGTGCTGACCCTGTATTACTTTGGAGAGATGACGTGTGAAGAAATCAGCAAGTTTTTGGGGGTATCTGCAAACACGATTAAAAGTCGGCTTAGTCGCGCACGCCAACGCTTGAAGAAGGAGGAACCTATAATTCGAGAGGCGTTGGATAGTTTCCAGTTGTCTGCGAATCTAACCGAAAACATCGTACGGGAGATCGCGCATATTAAACCCGTTGCGCCGTCCCGGGGTAAGCCGTTAGTACCGTGGGCAATTGCGGTTTCAACTGTAACGGTAATATTACTGATGATAGGTATAGGCAACCAATATCTTCTTCATTTTCAACATCCATATAGTTTTGAAGCGGAGTCGGAACATACGATTGAAATCGTTGACGCACCTATCGTCCTTAATATAGATTCAAAACCGGATGTCCGGAATCAGGCAGGACGGGCTTTGTTCAGTAGTGAAAACGACAGGACAGGTTCACAGACTTCTGAAACATTTTCGACCGCTGCTACGACAGAGGATTCCGTGGTGGACGAGAAAAATATAGAACTTTGCACACAAAATTTAATTGCCATTGGCAAAGCGATTGAAACTTATGAAAAAGCACACGCTGACCTTCCTGGGTGGCTCTCCGATCTGTATCCCAAATACTTGGTAGATTCAAATGTCCTGATCTGTCCTGCGGATAAATACAATGGGAAGGCAGGGCGCCCTTGGAACAGAGATCCGAAAATGTCGGTGAGTTATGACTACCAGTTTTATCCCGAATATCGCGGGAAGAAAAGTGAGCAGCGTATGGTATATGGTGATGCTATGCCGCTTGTCCGTTGTCGGCATCATGCGACTGAAGATTTGCATGTTTTGAATTTAAGCTTCTCCTATATGGTTTATAGGTCATCAGTGAATTGGGAGTATACGCCAGAAGATATGTATGGTAGTCATGAAGTAGCTGTCACTGCTTTTGAAGAAACACTTCAACGATACCCTGATGATATGCGTTTCCTTTCGCTCTATCCGGGACTTGCCCGTCTCCACATGAAAACTGGGGACAAACTGTCGGCGGATGTATGTATTGAGCGGTTAAAGTCAGCCATGAAACTCGAAATTCCGAGTTATCGTACCCTATGGAACTTGTGGAACATACTTGTGATGATGGAACGATATGAGGATCTACTTGAGATTTTTACGGCAGCCGAGCAGCAGCAACCGAATGAGAAATTCATCCTTGAGAGACTTTCCTTCATCCATGAAAGGTTAGGCAATACTGAACTCGCCGAAACGTATGGTCGCAAGTTTGATCCGAGATACGAATTGCTTGGAATGCCTGTCCCTGACTTTTCTGCCACCGACCTTGATGGGAATCTGATTTCGCTTCAGGACTATCGTGGAAAAGTTGTTTTACTCGACTTCTGGGTATTCTGGGATCCGCCCTGTGCTGTGAAAATGCCGGAGGTCAGGAAGATTTATGATACCTATAAAGATGAAGGATTTGACATCATCGGTGTCAACCTTGATGATGAGGAAGTGATACTACAAAACTACGTTAAGGAAAACAGCATCCCTTGGCGACAGATTTTCGATCAGGGGGCTGGCGAGGCTTCACTTGTGCAACACTATGGCATCGGCGATATTCCCGAAATGTGGCTCATTGATCGGGAAGGTAGATTAATTACACATAAAGCGAGAGGGGCGGATTTAGAAAGACTTGTCGCAGCGGCAGTGAAGGCTCAATGA